A genome region from Gambusia affinis linkage group LG24, SWU_Gaff_1.0, whole genome shotgun sequence includes the following:
- the acadl gene encoding long-chain specific acyl-CoA dehydrogenase, mitochondrial, which yields MFLKKVVQSGISGFRNVSGRGGQVLSAAAARKQHSQAEQQGSAVTSIRPETSTAKTLMDIGTRRIFNEDHDIFRQSVRRFFQEEVVPHHKEWEKAGEVSRELWEKAGEQGLLGVMIPEEHGGIGGDTFSAAITWEEQMYCNCTGPGFALHSDIVMPYIVNYGSKEQIERFIPSMTAGKYIGAIAMTEPGAGSDLQGVRTYAKKDGSDWILNGNKVFITNGWMADVVVVVTVTNREAKTAAHGISLFLVENGMKGFQKGRKLEKIGLKAQDTAELFFEDVRLPASALLGELNKGFYYLMNELPQERLLIADMAISSCEFMFEETRNYVLQRKAFGKTVAHLQTVQHKLAELKTEICVGRVFMDNCLQLLSERRLDPTTASMAKFWASELQNKVATQCLQLHGGWGYMWEYPIAKAFVDSRVQPIYGGTNEIMKELIARGIMTQT from the exons ATGTTTCTGAAGAAGGTTGTCCAGTCGGGCATTTCTGGGTTTAGAAATGTCTCTGGACGGGGAGGACAGGTGttgtctgcagctgctgccag GAAGCAGCACTCTCAAGCTGAGCAGCAGGGCTCAGCGGTCACCTCCATCCGACCGGAGACGTCCACCGCCAAAACCCTGATGGACATCGGGACGCGGCGCATCTTCAACGAGGACCACGACATCTTCAGGCAAAGCGTCCGCCGCTTCTTCCAAGAGGAAGTGGTGCCGCACCACAAGGA GTGGGAAAAGGCAGGAGAGGTGAGCAGGGAGTTGTGGGAGAAGGCTGGAGAGCAAGGCCTGCTGGGAGTGATGATCCCGGAGGAACACGGCGGCATCGGAGGGGACACGTTTTCTGCTGCTATCACCTGGGAGGAGCA AATGTACTGTAACTGTACCGGGCCGGGTTTCGCTTTGCACTCGGACATCGTCATGCCGTACATTGTAAACTACGGCAGCAAAGAACAGATCGAGCGCTTCATTCCCTCCATGACTGCTGGCAAATACATCGGCGCCATCGCCATGACGGAGCCAGGCGCAGGCAG CGACCTCCAGGGAGTACGTACGTACGCCAAGAAGGACGGCAGTGATTGGATCCTCAACGGGAACAAg GTGTTTATCACCAACGGCTGGATGGCGGACGTGGTGGTGGTCGTCACAGTGACCAACCGCGAGGCGAAAACGGCGGCCCATGGCATCAGTCTGTTTCTGGTGGAGAACGGTATGAAGGGCTTCCAGAAGGGCCGGAAACTGGAGAAGATCGGCCTGAAGGCGCAG GACACAGCGGAGCTGTTCTTTGAGGACGTGCGTCTTCCAGCCAGTGCTCTGCTGGGAGAACTCAACAAGGGTTTCTACTACCTGATGAATGAGCTGCCACAG GAGCGTCTGTTGATTGCTGACATGGCCATATCCAGCTGTGAGTTTATGTTTGAGGAGACCAGGAACTACGTTCTGCAGAGGAAGGCCTTTGGGAAAACTGTCGCCCACCTCCAG ACTGTGCAGCACAAGCTGGCGGAGCTGAAGACGGAGATCTGCGTGGGTCGTGTTTTCATGGACAACTGCCTGCAGCTCCTCTCAGAGCGCCGCCTGGACCCCACCACCGCCTCCATGGCCAAGTTCTG GGCGTCAGAGCTCCAGAACAAGGTGGCCACCCAGTGCCTGCAGCTCCACGGAGGCTGGGGCTACATGTGGGAGTACCCCATCGCAAA ggcGTTTGTGGACTCCAGGGTTCAGCCCATCTACGGAGGAACCAATGAGATCATGAAGGAGCTGATTGCACGTGGCATCATGACCCAGACATGA